The following proteins come from a genomic window of Bradyrhizobium paxllaeri:
- a CDS encoding GNAT family N-acetyltransferase, with protein sequence MAAVEIVPITQDHIESFHGALDFVARERRYLAFLEAPPFEATRAFVLDNIQHGYPQLVAVSSGRVIGWCDIVPSPRPIYAHVGVLGVALLPEFRRQGIGGRLIRQTLGAAREFGLRVELTVRESNTGAIELYKKFGFAIEGLQRNRILVDGGYENLVLMGLLF encoded by the coding sequence ATGGCTGCAGTCGAAATTGTTCCGATAACGCAAGACCATATCGAAAGTTTTCACGGCGCCCTCGACTTCGTCGCGCGGGAGCGGCGCTATCTGGCGTTTCTGGAAGCCCCGCCGTTCGAGGCGACGCGGGCCTTCGTTCTTGACAATATCCAGCATGGTTACCCGCAACTGGTCGCGGTTTCGTCCGGCCGAGTCATCGGCTGGTGCGATATCGTGCCCAGCCCAAGGCCGATCTATGCCCATGTTGGCGTTCTCGGCGTCGCGCTGCTGCCGGAATTCCGGCGGCAGGGAATAGGCGGGCGCTTGATCCGGCAGACGCTCGGCGCGGCGCGGGAGTTTGGACTGCGGGTCGAGCTCACGGTTCGGGAGAGCAATACGGGCGCGATCGAGCTCTACAAGAAATTCGGTTTTGCAATCGAAGGGCTGCAGCGCAACCGCATTCTGGTCGATGGCGGTTACGAAAACCTGGTTCTGATGGGGCTGCTGTTTTAG
- a CDS encoding glutamate--cysteine ligase → MARDQIDMTPLQSRDELVTWFEAGIKPPSEFRIGTEHEKTPFTLEGRQPVPYEGARGIGALLEGMQLLLGWEPIMERGNIIGLYDVTGGGAISLEPGGQFELSGAPVETVHQTQSELMAHLAQVREIATPLGIGFLGLGMTPSWSRSQIPVMPKGRYKIMTNYMPKVGQYGIDMMYRTCTVQTNLDFSSEADMVKKLRVSLALQPVATALFANSPFTEGKPNGYLSFRSEIWRDTDNARSGMLPWVFEDGMGFERWVDYALDVPMYFVKRGDTYIDVAGSSFRAFFEGRNNSLPGERPTLSDWANHLSTIFPEVRLKRYLEMRGADGVPWDRLPALPAFWVGLLYDNQSLDAAWDLVSHWTAQERQALRDDVPRFGFKARIKDRYLFEIARECLKLSHAGLRRRNHVDHSGRDESRYLEPLERILDSGRTPAEEMLDKFNGPWGGSVEPVYQEYAF, encoded by the coding sequence ATGGCGCGTGACCAGATCGATATGACGCCGCTGCAATCCCGTGACGAACTCGTCACGTGGTTCGAGGCCGGCATCAAGCCGCCGTCCGAGTTCCGCATCGGCACCGAGCACGAGAAGACCCCGTTCACGCTGGAGGGTCGCCAGCCCGTGCCCTACGAAGGCGCGCGCGGCATCGGCGCGCTGCTCGAAGGCATGCAGCTCCTGCTCGGCTGGGAGCCGATCATGGAGCGCGGCAACATCATCGGCCTCTATGACGTCACCGGCGGCGGCGCGATTTCGCTGGAACCGGGCGGACAGTTCGAATTGTCGGGCGCGCCGGTCGAGACCGTGCACCAGACCCAGTCCGAGCTGATGGCGCATCTGGCGCAGGTGCGCGAGATCGCAACGCCGCTGGGGATCGGCTTTCTCGGGCTCGGCATGACGCCGTCCTGGTCGCGGTCGCAGATCCCGGTGATGCCCAAGGGCCGCTACAAGATCATGACCAATTACATGCCGAAGGTTGGTCAGTACGGCATCGACATGATGTACCGGACCTGCACGGTGCAGACCAATCTCGACTTCTCCTCCGAAGCCGACATGGTCAAGAAGCTGCGCGTCTCGCTCGCGCTGCAGCCGGTAGCGACCGCTCTGTTCGCCAATTCGCCGTTCACCGAAGGCAAGCCCAACGGGTACCTGTCGTTCCGCTCCGAAATCTGGCGCGACACGGATAACGCGCGCTCGGGCATGTTGCCGTGGGTGTTCGAGGACGGTATGGGGTTCGAGCGCTGGGTCGACTACGCCCTCGACGTGCCCATGTATTTCGTCAAGCGCGGCGATACCTATATTGACGTTGCCGGCTCGTCGTTCCGTGCCTTCTTCGAGGGCCGCAACAACTCGCTGCCCGGGGAGCGCCCGACGCTGTCGGATTGGGCCAACCATCTGTCGACGATTTTCCCGGAAGTCCGCCTCAAGCGTTATCTGGAAATGCGCGGCGCCGACGGCGTGCCGTGGGACCGGCTGCCGGCCTTGCCGGCGTTCTGGGTCGGCCTGCTGTACGACAATCAGAGCCTGGATGCGGCCTGGGACCTCGTCAGCCACTGGACCGCGCAGGAGCGTCAGGCGCTGCGCGACGACGTGCCGCGCTTCGGCTTCAAGGCCCGGATCAAGGATCGTTATCTGTTCGAGATCGCCCGCGAATGCCTGAAGCTGTCGCATGCGGGCCTGCGGCGGCGCAACCACGTCGATCATTCCGGCCGCGACGAGAGCCGTTACCTCGAACCCCTGGAGCGTATTCTCGATTCGGGCCGCACGCCGGCGGAAGAGATGCTGGATAAATTCAACGGCCCCTGGGGCGGTTCCGTCGAGCCGGTCTATCAGGAATACGCGTTCTGA
- a CDS encoding nucleotidyltransferase family protein: protein MDRDQFLSAALQNPINEIITAKLFRLALPDAWLVSGCLVQTAWNVLTKRAVDYGISDYDVFYFDSDTSWEAEDKVIRTLVECFAGRGIAVEARNQARVHLWYSGKHGLPYPELRSSTEGIDRFLTKNTQIGVRRVQDGYDVYAPNGFDDVAALIVRPNPGPNFSAASYVAKAARWKAAWPEITVLPADAE, encoded by the coding sequence ATGGACCGAGACCAATTCCTCTCAGCCGCCCTACAAAATCCCATCAACGAAATCATCACCGCCAAACTGTTCCGGCTGGCGCTCCCCGACGCGTGGCTGGTGTCCGGCTGCCTGGTACAGACCGCGTGGAACGTGCTGACCAAGCGCGCGGTTGATTACGGCATCAGCGATTACGACGTGTTCTATTTCGATTCCGACACGTCGTGGGAAGCGGAAGACAAGGTCATCCGCACGCTGGTGGAGTGTTTTGCGGGACGCGGCATCGCCGTCGAGGCGCGCAACCAGGCCCGGGTTCACCTCTGGTATTCCGGGAAACACGGCCTGCCCTATCCGGAATTGCGCTCTTCGACTGAGGGCATCGACCGATTTCTGACCAAGAACACGCAGATCGGAGTCCGGCGCGTGCAAGATGGCTACGACGTCTATGCACCGAATGGATTTGACGATGTCGCCGCCCTGATCGTACGACCGAATCCGGGGCCGAATTTTTCCGCAGCGAGTTATGTAGCCAAGGCGGCGCGCTGGAAGGCAGCGTGGCCGGAGATCACGGTGTTGCCGGCGGATGCCGAATGA
- a CDS encoding MarR family winged helix-turn-helix transcriptional regulator, which produces MKRKPSTEATAAWIRLMRVQSRVLDAVEQDLKKAGFPPLAWYDALLELSRAPSGEMRPVELEKQMLIPQYSTSRLIDRLVDEGLAARRECKIDKRGQFVEITEAGRELQKKMWSAYSTAIEKHVGSKLSDADALKLCGLLDRLGCSCSDVKAAATTRDGVPAR; this is translated from the coding sequence ATGAAACGCAAACCATCGACCGAGGCGACCGCCGCCTGGATCCGCCTGATGCGGGTGCAGAGCCGGGTGCTGGATGCCGTGGAGCAGGATTTGAAGAAAGCCGGCTTTCCGCCGCTGGCCTGGTATGACGCGCTATTGGAACTGTCGCGGGCCCCGTCCGGCGAGATGCGCCCCGTGGAACTGGAAAAGCAGATGCTGATCCCGCAATATTCCACCTCGCGGCTGATCGACCGGCTGGTCGACGAGGGCCTGGCGGCGCGGCGCGAATGCAAGATCGACAAGCGCGGCCAGTTCGTGGAGATCACCGAAGCCGGGCGCGAACTGCAGAAGAAAATGTGGAGCGCCTATTCGACGGCGATCGAAAAGCACGTCGGCTCCAAATTGTCCGATGCCGACGCCCTGAAGCTGTGTGGCCTGCTCGACCGGCTGGGCTGCTCCTGCTCTGACGTCAAGGCAGCGGCCACCACCCGCGACGGCGTGCCGGCGCGATGA
- a CDS encoding PAN domain-containing protein — translation MGTIRWLRACVVTLAFLAAALSVRPALAQANFDRPGGDYLSAPVLSGDPAECALVCERDRRCRAWSFNYPTDLANRAVCWLKSNVPARVQSECCVSGVRGAGVLERRNEAMETSIDRFGGDYKSFDLKSSDGGDDACKAACTADNKCRAWTYARPGYAGKEAHCFLKKDIKPPRRKAGFTSGVVR, via the coding sequence ATGGGGACTATTCGCTGGCTCAGGGCGTGTGTGGTGACGCTCGCCTTTTTGGCAGCGGCCCTGTCCGTGCGCCCGGCGCTGGCGCAGGCCAATTTCGACCGTCCCGGCGGCGACTACCTCAGCGCGCCCGTACTGTCCGGCGATCCAGCCGAATGCGCGCTGGTCTGCGAGCGCGATCGGCGCTGCCGCGCCTGGAGCTTCAACTATCCGACCGACCTCGCCAACCGCGCGGTGTGCTGGCTCAAGAGCAACGTGCCGGCGCGGGTGCAGAGCGAGTGCTGCGTCTCCGGCGTGCGCGGCGCCGGCGTGCTCGAGCGGCGCAACGAGGCCATGGAAACCTCGATTGACCGCTTCGGCGGCGACTACAAGAGCTTCGACCTCAAGAGCAGCGACGGCGGCGACGACGCCTGTAAGGCCGCCTGCACCGCCGACAACAAATGCCGCGCCTGGACCTATGCGCGGCCAGGCTATGCCGGCAAGGAAGCGCACTGCTTCCTGAAGAAGGACATCAAGCCGCCGCGACGGAAGGCGGGGTTTACCTCGGGCGTGGTGCGGTAG
- a CDS encoding MmcQ/YjbR family DNA-binding protein produces the protein MTFDDVRKIALRWPEVEDGTSYGTPALKVRKKMLVRLKEDGDSLVMPGVPRDEREMLVESQPKAFYFTDHYRDYSMVLIRLSKASRATVEPFLRRHWRTLASKKVVKEFDSQA, from the coding sequence ATGACCTTCGACGACGTCAGAAAAATCGCGCTTCGCTGGCCCGAGGTCGAGGACGGCACGTCCTACGGCACGCCGGCCCTCAAAGTACGCAAGAAGATGCTGGTGCGGCTGAAGGAGGACGGCGACAGCCTGGTGATGCCGGGCGTGCCCAGGGACGAACGCGAGATGCTGGTGGAAAGCCAGCCCAAGGCATTTTACTTCACCGATCACTACCGCGATTATTCGATGGTGCTGATCCGCCTGTCGAAGGCCAGCCGCGCCACCGTCGAGCCGTTCCTGCGCCGGCACTGGCGCACGCTGGCGTCGAAGAAGGTGGTGAAGGAATTCGACTCCCAAGCGTAG
- the lepB gene encoding signal peptidase I — translation MSEEKVASTAKPVSWRAQAVQIAAIVGIVFVAKGAIAEPFYVPSGSMEPTLLIGDALLASKFPYGYGAASLPIQVTLPETGRVFGETPKRGDVVVFRWPGDRSQAWVKRVVGLPGDRIQMRQGQLFINDHAATLKADGVGAAEDENGNSERAYRYIETLPNGVSHAIFKVRDNGRLDNTPEVTVPPGQLFVLGDNRDNSADSRVAVRDGGVGLLPIDNLIGRADAVVGSWDLGMRSQPVWTWLSGFRLARFFTSVQ, via the coding sequence ATGAGCGAGGAGAAAGTGGCATCGACAGCCAAACCCGTGAGCTGGCGCGCGCAGGCCGTGCAGATCGCCGCGATTGTCGGGATCGTGTTCGTCGCCAAGGGCGCGATCGCCGAGCCGTTCTACGTGCCGTCAGGCTCGATGGAGCCGACGCTTCTGATCGGTGACGCGCTGCTCGCCTCGAAATTTCCTTATGGCTACGGCGCGGCGTCGCTGCCGATCCAGGTCACGCTGCCTGAGACCGGACGCGTGTTCGGCGAGACGCCCAAGCGCGGCGACGTCGTCGTATTCCGCTGGCCGGGCGACCGTTCGCAGGCCTGGGTCAAGCGCGTGGTGGGATTGCCGGGCGACCGCATCCAAATGCGCCAAGGCCAGCTCTTCATCAACGACCACGCGGCAACGCTGAAGGCTGATGGCGTGGGCGCTGCCGAAGACGAAAACGGCAACAGCGAACGCGCCTACCGCTACATTGAGACGCTGCCGAACGGCGTCAGCCACGCGATCTTCAAGGTGCGGGACAATGGAAGGCTCGACAACACGCCGGAGGTGACGGTGCCGCCGGGCCAACTGTTCGTGCTCGGCGATAACAGGGACAATTCCGCCGACAGCCGCGTCGCGGTGCGCGACGGCGGCGTGGGATTGTTGCCGATCGACAATCTGATCGGCCGCGCCGACGCGGTGGTCGGTTCCTGGGACCTCGGCATGCGCAGCCAGCCGGTGTGGACCTGGCTGTCGGGTTTCCGGCTGGCGCGGTTTTTTACCTCCGTGCAGTGA
- the tldD gene encoding metalloprotease TldD: MTNPATTSLLDRANLDRDAVRREITRGLQGADDGELFLEYGQTEALGFDNGRLKQATYDTSQGFGLRAVKDDAVGYAHSSDVSLPALIRAADAVAAVRGGYSGNFAAAPAHTNVRLYGDENPLDAPGFEAKVKLLAEIDAYVRDKDPRVRQASISLGATWQVVEILRPDGESYRDIRPLVRVNISVVAGQGDRQESGSKGYGGREGYARFIETKAWREAADGAIREALVNLESVPAPAGEMDVVLGAGWPGVMLHEAVGHGLEGDFNRKQTSAFAGLMGKQVAAKGVTVVDDGTMASRRGSLSIDDEGTPTNRTVLIEDGILVGYMQDRQNARLMNMKPTGNGRRQSYAHVPMPRMTNTYMLAGSRDPAEILASVKNGVYAANFGGGQVDITSGKYVFQCTEAYKIENGKLGAPLKGAMLIGNGPTDLHRITMVGNDLALDTGIGTCGKNGQGVPVGVGQPTLRMERITVGGTG; the protein is encoded by the coding sequence ATGACCAATCCCGCTACAACCTCCCTCCTCGACCGCGCCAATCTCGACCGCGATGCCGTCAGGCGCGAGATCACGCGGGGCCTCCAGGGAGCCGACGACGGCGAGCTGTTTCTGGAATACGGCCAGACCGAAGCACTCGGTTTCGACAACGGGCGCTTGAAGCAGGCGACCTATGACACCAGCCAGGGATTCGGCCTGCGCGCGGTGAAGGACGACGCGGTCGGTTACGCGCATTCCTCCGACGTCTCGCTGCCGGCGCTGATCCGCGCAGCGGACGCTGTGGCGGCCGTGCGCGGCGGCTACAGCGGCAATTTTGCCGCGGCCCCCGCGCACACCAACGTGCGCCTTTATGGCGACGAGAATCCGCTGGATGCGCCGGGGTTCGAGGCCAAGGTAAAGCTGCTGGCCGAGATCGACGCTTACGTGCGCGATAAGGATCCGCGGGTGCGGCAAGCCTCCATCAGCCTGGGCGCCACCTGGCAGGTGGTGGAAATCCTGCGGCCCGACGGCGAGAGCTATCGCGACATCCGCCCGCTGGTGCGGGTCAATATTTCCGTGGTCGCGGGCCAGGGCGACCGGCAGGAAAGCGGCAGCAAGGGCTATGGCGGCCGCGAGGGCTATGCCCGCTTCATCGAAACCAAGGCGTGGCGCGAAGCCGCCGACGGCGCGATCCGCGAGGCGCTGGTCAATCTGGAATCGGTCCCCGCCCCCGCCGGTGAAATGGACGTGGTGCTGGGCGCCGGCTGGCCCGGCGTGATGCTGCATGAAGCTGTCGGTCATGGACTGGAAGGCGACTTCAACCGCAAGCAGACCTCGGCCTTTGCAGGGCTGATGGGCAAGCAGGTCGCGGCCAAGGGCGTCACCGTGGTCGACGACGGCACCATGGCGTCACGGCGTGGCTCGCTCTCCATTGACGACGAGGGCACGCCGACCAACCGCACCGTGCTGATCGAGGACGGCATCCTGGTCGGCTACATGCAGGACCGCCAGAACGCGCGGCTCATGAACATGAAGCCGACCGGCAACGGCCGCCGCCAGAGCTATGCGCACGTGCCGATGCCGCGCATGACCAACACCTATATGCTGGCGGGCAGCCGCGATCCGGCGGAAATTCTGGCGTCGGTGAAGAACGGCGTCTATGCCGCGAATTTCGGCGGCGGCCAGGTCGACATCACCTCCGGCAAATACGTGTTCCAGTGCACCGAGGCCTACAAGATCGAGAACGGCAAGCTCGGCGCGCCGCTCAAGGGTGCGATGCTGATCGGCAACGGGCCGACCGACCTGCACAGAATCACCATGGTCGGCAACGATCTGGCGCTCGATACCGGCATCGGCACCTGCGGCAAGAACGGCCAGGGCGTGCCTGTCGGCGTCGGCCAGCCGACGCTGCGGATGGAACGGATCACGGTCGGAGGAACGGGTTAA